In Pleurocapsa sp. PCC 7319, the following are encoded in one genomic region:
- the glmM gene encoding phosphoglucosamine mutase translates to MSIVKAILDAKTLPEPPLFGTDGIRGKAGDILNASFTLQLGYWAGKVLQVAASRRGPVIIGQDSRNSSDMLASAITAGLTSAGLEVWNLGLCPTPCVASLTNDSEAIGGIMISASHNPPQDNGIKFFGEQGTKLDDSFTQQIEINLRSSDVSDENVPAWGKQYHRPELVKQYVQFLKASLPNALSFQGMRIVLDLAWGASVRVAPAVFQQLGAEVISLHQLANGDRINVNCGSTHLELLKQGVQEYSADLGFAFDGDADRVMAVDSQGRVIDGDYILYLWGDLLRQTQQLPDDLIVATVMANLGFERAWQRQGGKMQRTPVGDRHVQAAMWRTGAMLGGEQSGHILCHHHGVSGDGIQTALHLTSLVCQSGNSLAELVDNSFRTYPQILRNVRVEDRERRSKWRECDPVQQAIAEAEAAMGEQGRILVRASGTEPLIRVMVEAADAKLTRYWTDRLVSVVEQNLAA, encoded by the coding sequence GTGAGTATAGTAAAAGCAATATTAGATGCCAAGACATTACCGGAACCCCCCCTATTTGGTACAGATGGAATTCGCGGCAAAGCAGGAGATATTCTTAATGCCTCTTTTACTCTACAATTAGGCTATTGGGCGGGAAAAGTTTTACAAGTAGCTGCAAGCCGAAGAGGTCCAGTTATCATTGGGCAAGACTCTCGCAATTCCAGCGATATGCTTGCCTCCGCAATCACAGCAGGATTAACTTCTGCAGGTTTAGAAGTCTGGAATTTAGGTCTATGTCCTACACCCTGTGTTGCTTCATTAACCAATGATAGTGAAGCAATAGGCGGTATTATGATTTCGGCTAGTCATAATCCACCTCAAGATAATGGGATTAAGTTTTTTGGTGAACAAGGAACTAAATTAGATGATTCCTTCACTCAACAGATTGAAATAAATCTTAGAAGCAGCGATGTATCAGATGAGAACGTTCCCGCTTGGGGTAAACAGTACCATCGCCCAGAATTAGTCAAACAATATGTTCAATTTTTAAAAGCATCTTTACCCAACGCTCTAAGTTTCCAGGGAATGCGTATTGTTTTGGATCTTGCTTGGGGAGCATCGGTTAGAGTTGCCCCTGCCGTTTTTCAGCAATTGGGAGCAGAGGTAATTAGTCTGCATCAGCTAGCTAATGGCGATCGCATTAACGTTAACTGTGGCTCAACCCATCTAGAACTATTAAAACAAGGTGTCCAAGAATACTCAGCCGATCTAGGATTTGCTTTTGATGGGGATGCCGATCGTGTGATGGCAGTAGATAGTCAAGGTAGAGTAATTGACGGAGATTATATTTTATACCTTTGGGGAGATCTCCTCAGACAGACACAGCAACTACCTGACGATTTGATTGTGGCAACAGTCATGGCCAACCTGGGTTTTGAACGTGCTTGGCAACGTCAAGGTGGAAAGATGCAGCGCACACCTGTAGGCGATCGCCATGTGCAAGCAGCTATGTGGCGCACCGGAGCAATGTTAGGGGGAGAACAATCAGGACATATCCTCTGTCATCATCACGGAGTTTCTGGGGACGGTATTCAAACCGCATTGCATTTAACGTCTTTGGTATGTCAGTCGGGTAATTCTCTAGCGGAATTGGTGGATAATAGTTTCCGCACCTATCCCCAAATTTTACGTAATGTACGGGTGGAAGATCGCGAACGTCGCAGTAAATGGCGAGAATGTGACCCAGTTCAACAAGCGATCGCTGAAGCAGAAGCCGCAATGGGAGAGCAAGGGCGTATTTTAGTTCGTGCATCGGGAACAGAACCCTTAATTCGCGTGATGGTAGAAGCTGCTGATGCAAAATTAACTCGCTATTGGACAGACAGACTAGTTAGTGTTGTTGAACAAAATTTAGCTGCATAA
- a CDS encoding DUF29 domain-containing protein: MGNSKNVDQIDRDYIGWLEEQTNKLKSRSFSELDIHNLVEVLETLIRNEKSEIRNLIYQILVNFLLIDYWQEESSSQDYWREEIDNFQYQLSNKMTTNLKNLLDQELNNIYAKARRSAMRISKIENDRFPQQCPYSLAEILDNT; this comes from the coding sequence ATGGGAAACTCGAAAAACGTAGATCAAATTGACCGCGATTATATTGGCTGGCTTGAGGAACAAACAAACAAATTAAAGTCACGTTCTTTTAGCGAGTTAGATATTCACAATTTAGTTGAAGTATTAGAGACATTAATTAGAAATGAAAAAAGCGAGATCAGAAATTTAATTTACCAAATATTAGTGAATTTTCTATTAATTGATTATTGGCAGGAAGAAAGTAGTAGCCAGGATTATTGGCGAGAAGAAATTGATAATTTTCAGTATCAATTAAGTAATAAAATGACAACTAATTTAAAAAACCTTTTGGATCAAGAATTGAATAATATTTATGCTAAAGCTAGAAGATCTGCGATGCGAATCAGCAAAATAGAAAACGATCGCTTTCCTCAACAATGCCCCTATTCTTTGGCAGAAATTTTGGATAATACTTAG
- a CDS encoding mechanosensitive ion channel domain-containing protein, protein MNFDFLSIEFLNNQINDYILAFTTLIGGIVSMRIIRTIALKNLKKWAAKTDNIYNDKLILILERNLVPIIYIAIVYLSVNNLSLHSILDHLIEVLAIIVATILIVRLFTNSVEYIIKLYWVTYHRENINIEQSINALIPAIRVLIWLIGIIFILDNLGFDISAVVTSLGIGGVAIALASQGVLQDLFSYFSILFDRPFELGDFIVVGDYLGTVEYVGIKTTRLKSIDGEEIIIANTDLTGSRIRNFKRMRQRRIVFKFGVVYETSTELLAKIPILIEEIINSTENTTCDRAHFSGYGEFSLDFEVVYFVHNNDYTIYMNAQQKINLKIKSEFAKYNIDFAYPTQINYLSNLSLNSNNNGNEDKTLKVHS, encoded by the coding sequence ATGAATTTTGATTTTTTATCAATTGAGTTTTTAAATAATCAGATAAATGACTATATACTGGCCTTTACTACTTTGATAGGTGGTATAGTCTCTATGAGAATTATTAGAACTATAGCCCTTAAAAACTTAAAAAAATGGGCTGCAAAAACAGATAATATTTATAATGATAAACTCATCTTAATTTTAGAACGTAATTTAGTTCCTATAATTTATATTGCTATTGTTTATTTATCAGTAAATAATCTGAGTTTACACTCTATACTCGATCATCTTATTGAAGTTTTAGCGATTATTGTTGCTACTATATTGATAGTAAGATTATTTACGAATTCTGTAGAATATATAATCAAGCTTTATTGGGTAACTTATCATCGAGAAAATATTAATATAGAACAAAGTATCAATGCTTTAATTCCTGCCATTAGAGTTTTAATTTGGCTGATTGGGATCATTTTTATATTAGATAATTTAGGTTTTGATATCTCCGCAGTAGTTACCAGTTTGGGAATTGGAGGAGTTGCGATCGCTCTGGCTTCCCAAGGGGTATTGCAAGACTTATTTAGTTATTTTTCTATTTTATTTGATCGACCTTTTGAACTAGGAGACTTTATTGTTGTCGGTGATTATTTAGGTACAGTTGAATATGTTGGAATTAAGACTACTCGTCTAAAAAGTATTGACGGTGAAGAGATTATTATTGCCAATACCGATTTAACAGGTTCGCGAATTCGTAATTTCAAAAGAATGCGTCAACGTCGTATAGTATTTAAATTTGGAGTCGTCTATGAAACTAGCACTGAGCTGTTAGCTAAAATACCCATTTTAATTGAAGAGATTATTAATAGTACCGAAAATACCACTTGCGATCGCGCTCATTTTTCTGGCTATGGTGAGTTTAGTTTGGATTTTGAAGTAGTATATTTTGTTCATAATAACGACTACACTATTTATATGAATGCTCAACAAAAAATTAATTTAAAGATTAAATCAGAATTTGCCAAATATAATATCGATTTCGCCTATCCTACTCAAATTAATTATTTAAGTAATTTATCTTTAAATTCTAATAATAACGGTAACGAAGATAAAACTTTAAAAGTACATTCTTAA
- a CDS encoding SDR family NAD(P)-dependent oxidoreductase: MNRLEGKYVLITGASQGLGRQLALDYAREGAAGIAIVARGEAALKKVSDRITSNTAQNNVVLAVAADLSRPGEVERVMEQVRSQLTAKQSQTKILTITADLSKPKDIERVVATTLNEFNGRLDVLVNNASTIGATPMPYLLDYPLEDFCQVIDTNLIAPFLLIKKVLPAMSNHGGSIINVTSDAGINGYPGWGAYGISKFGIEGMSQTWAAELAGSGVRLNWVDPGDMNTAMHRAAEPNEDPNQWANPADVTDIFIYLASDESKHTHGQRFEAQSEVEVNSNDLAISSVG, encoded by the coding sequence ATGAATAGATTAGAAGGGAAATATGTTTTAATTACTGGAGCATCACAAGGATTAGGTAGACAACTAGCGTTAGATTATGCCCGAGAAGGTGCAGCAGGAATTGCTATTGTTGCTAGAGGTGAAGCTGCCTTAAAAAAAGTAAGCGATCGCATTACTAGTAATACCGCTCAAAATAATGTAGTGTTGGCGGTGGCAGCCGATTTAAGTCGTCCTGGTGAAGTTGAAAGGGTGATGGAACAGGTGCGATCGCAGTTGACGGCGAAGCAGTCTCAAACCAAAATCCTAACAATTACTGCCGATCTTAGTAAGCCCAAAGACATTGAACGAGTAGTAGCGACAACCTTAAATGAATTCAACGGACGTCTGGATGTTTTAGTTAATAATGCTTCTACAATCGGTGCGACACCAATGCCGTACTTACTTGATTATCCTTTAGAAGACTTTTGTCAAGTCATTGATACTAACTTAATTGCACCCTTTCTGTTAATCAAAAAAGTTTTACCAGCAATGAGTAATCACGGCGGTTCAATCATTAACGTTACTAGCGATGCAGGTATAAATGGCTATCCAGGCTGGGGAGCTTACGGTATTTCCAAGTTCGGAATTGAAGGAATGTCTCAAACCTGGGCAGCAGAATTAGCGGGTAGCGGTGTTAGACTCAACTGGGTCGATCCTGGCGATATGAATACAGCCATGCATCGTGCTGCTGAACCTAACGAAGATCCTAACCAATGGGCAAATCCTGCCGATGTAACCGATATTTTTATTTATTTAGCATCGGATGAATCTAAACACACACACGGGCAAAGATTTGAAGCACAATCAGAAGTTGAGGTAAATAGTAACGATCTAGCAATTAGTTCTGTTGGATAA
- a CDS encoding GNAT family N-acetyltransferase, which translates to MYRSCFKSDYAPRSLRIAYGFESLKLHRIYASHLTRNPASGRVMQKVGMTYEGCLRQHTKHWGIYEDRAIYGILATEWHEGKNK; encoded by the coding sequence TTGTACAGAAGCTGCTTCAAAAGCGATTACGCTCCGCGTAGCCTTCGGATCGCCTATGGATTTGAAAGCTTAAAGTTACACAGGATTTACGCATCTCATCTTACTCGCAATCCTGCTTCGGGAAGGGTCATGCAAAAAGTAGGCATGACTTACGAAGGCTGCTTGAGACAGCATACCAAACATTGGGGAATATATGAGGATCGTGCAATATACGGAATTTTAGCTACTGAATGGCACGAGGGAAAAAATAAATAA
- a CDS encoding GNAT family N-acetyltransferase gives MIVIETPRLILRHLTLEDTEALASIYADPAVMKFVAGTLSLEETKEFIEKIINRYEQHGYGFGLWATIYKLDNQFIGRCGVKPLDNKCSELEMAYLLSKEYWGRGLATEAAIAIRDYGFEKVGCNRLISLIDHGNIASQKVALKTGLTYAKDVQMWGENVRLYAIYQQIK, from the coding sequence ATGATTGTAATTGAAACCCCTCGCTTAATCCTGCGACATCTCACCTTAGAAGACACCGAAGCTCTAGCATCTATTTATGCCGATCCCGCTGTAATGAAGTTTGTTGCTGGTACGTTATCCCTTGAAGAAACTAAGGAATTTATCGAGAAAATTATTAACAGATACGAGCAACATGGTTATGGTTTTGGACTGTGGGCAACAATTTATAAACTAGATAACCAATTTATTGGTCGCTGTGGTGTCAAACCACTAGATAATAAATGTTCGGAATTAGAAATGGCTTATTTGTTATCTAAAGAATATTGGGGAAGGGGTTTAGCTACCGAAGCTGCGATCGCGATTCGAGATTATGGCTTTGAGAAAGTAGGTTGTAACCGACTTATTTCTCTAATTGACCACGGTAATATTGCCTCGCAGAAAGTCGCATTAAAAACCGGTTTAACCTACGCAAAAGACGTACAGATGTGGGGTGAAAATGTTCGTCTCTATGCTATTTATCAACAAATTAAATGA
- a CDS encoding GNAT family N-acetyltransferase has protein sequence MIVIETPRLILRHLTLEDTEALASIYADPIVMKFFRSVRSPEVTKQKIEKIIESYEQDGFGLWATIYKPDNQFIGRCGLIPQIVNQCSELEIAYLLAKEYWGRGLATEAAIAIKNYGFEEIGCNRLISLINHDNIASQKVALKTGLTYEKDIQMEGENLRVYAIARN, from the coding sequence ATGATTGTAATTGAAACCCCTCGCTTAATCCTGCGACATCTAACTTTAGAAGACACCGAGGCTCTAGCATCTATTTATGCCGATCCTATAGTCATGAAGTTTTTTCGTAGTGTGCGATCGCCCGAAGTAACTAAGCAAAAGATTGAAAAAATAATTGAAAGCTACGAACAAGATGGTTTTGGTCTTTGGGCAACAATTTATAAACCAGACAACCAATTTATTGGTCGTTGTGGCTTGATACCACAGATAGTTAATCAATGTTCGGAACTAGAAATCGCTTATTTGTTAGCCAAAGAATATTGGGGAAGAGGTTTAGCCACGGAAGCAGCGATCGCAATTAAAAATTATGGTTTTGAAGAAATCGGTTGTAACCGTCTAATTTCTCTAATTAACCATGACAACATTGCCTCGCAAAAAGTCGCCTTAAAAACAGGTTTAACTTATGAAAAAGACATACAGATGGAGGGGGAAAATCTTCGTGTCTATGCGATCGCTAGAAATTAA
- a CDS encoding S-adenosylmethionine:tRNA ribosyltransferase-isomerase, whose protein sequence is MSAPFIFTLPQELAAKEPTERRGISRDEVRLMVIDRTQSNKVTHTRFDRLNEFLQSGDLLVFNSSRTLPASLKGCEANGTCLKAVDGLLTGMHEPEASHLDLLTAFLPAKQIQDAYSEALAKQYLWHEFGDLNLII, encoded by the coding sequence ATGTCTGCACCTTTTATATTTACATTACCCCAAGAATTAGCAGCTAAAGAACCAACCGAAAGGCGTGGTATTAGTCGTGATGAAGTGCGATTGATGGTCATAGATCGTACTCAAAGTAATAAAGTTACCCATACTAGATTTGATCGCCTAAACGAATTTTTACAATCAGGAGATTTATTAGTCTTTAACTCAAGCCGTACTTTACCCGCTTCTCTTAAAGGTTGCGAGGCTAACGGTACTTGTTTAAAAGCCGTAGATGGTTTATTAACGGGAATGCATGAACCAGAAGCAAGTCATCTGGATTTATTAACGGCTTTTCTCCCTGCGAAACAAATTCAAGATGCTTACTCCGAAGCACTAGCCAAACAATATCTCTGGCATGAATTTGGTGATTTGAATTTAATTATATAA
- a CDS encoding response regulator codes for MRILLVDDDETLVDLLTKTLAERSYAIDVATDGEQGWIYGSTYTYDLIILDWSLPKLDGIKLCQRLRSHGCNTPIILLTSRHGSQNKIRGLDAGADDYICKPFDVEELAARIRALLRRLNCDFLPILSWGDLQLDPCSCQVTCRGKSLSLAAKEYRLLELFLRHSQEVVSIEDIIESLWSSMEYPSGATVRSHIRRLRQKLKLAGLPEDMIVTVRGQGYCLKSSPQNNDHKRDSVSSDRVFPKSISANRASIIDRQKANKHSQHLAALTNIWEKHQPKRQQQLAIIDKAILSLQGGNLELSDRLSAIVASHGLAGNLGQFGLYQGSQVARELEHLLQNNPSQEQWSELSTKLTVLRQEIATDRDISEYISQKISANSPLLLIVGNEPQLSHEAATQGIRTKILPTPDLVKIWLEKQQGSSAKLPQAVLLTISFAESEHSSLHKYLTLIAEFKLFVPSIPVIVIADRDRFEDRLQVARHGGSFFLTQSINPKQIITICQQAIQRSSLGKKIMIVDDDVELLQLLPSLLQPWAFKLTTLDDPRQFWDVLQTVTPDLLVLDIEMPHLSGIELCKVLRTHPYWCKLPVLFLSVHRDAAISTEAFASGANDFISKPFVPQQLAHRILNRLERRSN; via the coding sequence ATGAGAATCTTATTAGTTGATGATGACGAAACTTTAGTGGATCTACTCACCAAAACTCTGGCAGAACGGAGTTATGCGATCGATGTGGCTACAGACGGGGAACAGGGTTGGATTTATGGTTCTACCTATACTTATGACCTAATTATTCTTGATTGGTCATTACCCAAACTCGACGGTATCAAGTTGTGTCAGCGGCTTCGTTCTCATGGTTGCAATACCCCAATTATTTTGCTCACTTCTCGTCACGGCAGCCAAAATAAAATTAGGGGATTAGATGCTGGTGCAGATGATTATATCTGCAAGCCTTTTGATGTGGAAGAATTAGCTGCTCGGATTCGAGCATTACTACGCCGTTTGAACTGTGACTTTCTTCCCATATTAAGTTGGGGAGATTTACAACTCGATCCTTGTAGTTGCCAGGTTACTTGTCGGGGCAAATCACTTTCTCTAGCAGCTAAAGAATACAGGCTATTAGAATTATTTTTGCGTCATAGTCAAGAAGTTGTGAGTATCGAAGATATTATTGAAAGTCTCTGGTCATCAATGGAATATCCTTCGGGCGCAACGGTTCGCTCCCATATTAGGCGTTTGCGTCAAAAACTAAAATTAGCTGGTTTACCTGAAGATATGATTGTCACAGTAAGAGGACAGGGATATTGTCTCAAGTCTTCACCTCAAAATAACGATCATAAAAGAGATTCAGTTAGCTCTGATAGAGTTTTCCCTAAGAGCATTTCTGCTAATAGAGCATCAATTATTGATCGGCAAAAAGCTAATAAACACTCGCAACATCTGGCAGCTTTAACTAATATCTGGGAAAAACATCAACCAAAGCGACAACAGCAATTAGCAATTATAGACAAAGCTATTCTATCCTTACAAGGTGGAAATTTAGAACTAAGCGATCGCTTGTCAGCAATTGTTGCCAGTCACGGTTTAGCGGGGAATCTGGGACAATTTGGTCTCTATCAAGGCTCTCAAGTAGCTCGTGAGCTAGAACACCTTTTACAAAATAACCCTAGTCAAGAACAATGGTCAGAATTATCAACTAAATTAACTGTTTTAAGACAAGAAATAGCTACAGATCGAGATATTTCTGAGTACATAAGCCAAAAAATCTCCGCCAATTCTCCTTTACTGTTAATTGTGGGTAATGAGCCTCAATTAAGCCACGAAGCAGCAACTCAAGGCATTCGTACCAAGATTTTACCCACCCCAGACTTAGTCAAAATTTGGCTAGAAAAACAACAAGGTAGTTCGGCAAAACTCCCCCAGGCAGTTTTGTTGACTATATCGTTTGCTGAGTCTGAGCATTCTTCATTACATAAATATCTCACATTAATAGCTGAATTTAAGTTGTTTGTCCCATCAATACCAGTGATCGTTATTGCCGATCGCGATCGCTTTGAAGATCGTTTGCAAGTAGCAAGACATGGTGGCAGTTTTTTCTTAACGCAATCAATTAATCCCAAACAAATAATTACCATTTGCCAACAAGCGATACAGCGTTCTTCACTGGGCAAAAAAATTATGATTGTTGACGACGATGTTGAACTCTTACAATTATTACCTTCTTTACTTCAGCCTTGGGCATTTAAACTAACCACTCTAGACGATCCACGACAATTTTGGGATGTATTACAGACTGTAACTCCAGATCTATTGGTATTAGACATTGAAATGCCCCATCTAAGTGGGATCGAATTGTGTAAAGTGCTGCGGACTCATCCTTACTGGTGTAAGTTACCAGTTTTATTCCTAAGTGTTCATCGAGATGCGGCTATTTCCACTGAAGCTTTTGCTAGTGGTGCCAATGACTTTATCAGTAAACCATTTGTCCCTCAACAACTTGCGCATCGTATTCTCAATCGTTTAGAGCGAAGAAGTAATTAA
- a CDS encoding response regulator, translated as MNNKRILLIDDEETIQEVVQAGIEIEAGWQVEIASSGLEGINLAQTQKPDAILLDVMMPDMDGISTLSNLKADAQTCSIPVIFLTAKTQVAEKDQLQSLGVVDVITKPFNSMTLASQIAKILQWEM; from the coding sequence ATGAATAATAAACGAATTTTACTAATTGACGATGAGGAAACAATTCAAGAAGTGGTGCAAGCAGGAATTGAAATTGAAGCTGGTTGGCAGGTAGAGATCGCTTCATCTGGTTTGGAGGGGATTAACTTGGCTCAAACTCAAAAACCCGATGCTATTCTCCTGGATGTGATGATGCCTGATATGGATGGTATTTCTACTTTGTCTAATTTAAAAGCTGACGCTCAAACCTGTTCTATTCCCGTAATTTTTTTAACTGCTAAAACCCAAGTTGCCGAAAAAGACCAATTACAAAGTTTAGGGGTAGTGGATGTAATAACTAAGCCTTTTAATTCGATGACCCTCGCCAGTCAAATAGCCAAAATACTGCAATGGGAAATGTAA
- a CDS encoding ATP-binding protein, producing MEGVNEFPSKQLFLQAVFEHSSEAIAIIDEGDRLVEANPAACKLFGAARKKLLGNLIADWFDFPLNESIAEVQWQQTDGSIKTIEYSRVRDLLPNYHLLVLRDISQLQRATAAELDREHQRIELFAEVTLKIRQSLQLEEILRTAVTEVQSILQADRVLIYQVFANGTGMPIKEAVLPDYAPILGVEFPEEVFPEDYRDLYTKGRVRAIANVHDQNAGLAECLIEFMDEWMVKAKLVVPILQNFKSSIDIQEDRLWGLLIAHQCQAPRKWTEFELELMQQLADQIGIALSQAELLENLEGLVAERTAKLRQEISDRQEAEAALRRSEEQLRLIADGLPVLIAYVDKKQRYRFNNEAYQTWLGLSPAEIYKCHLQQVHGEAEYREIQQYLEMALSGKTVSYERELTLLDGCVHSLSITYIPHLDETNSERVLGFFALTSDISDRKAIERMKDEFIAVVSHELRTPLTSIHSSLKILATGKLGNLSTKGQRMLQIADEQTERLVRLVNNVLDLQHIQSGKVKMNNKAHKVTELMIEAVQTMQAMAQEQQVKLFVEPVPLFVWADHDYILQTLTNLISNAIKFSPPQSMVWLSATRENQKRNRRRHKRPPKVTFAVKDCGQGIPADRLETIFERFHQVDSSDSRKKGGTGLGLAICRQIVEGHGGHIWAESCLGKGSTFYFTLPELIQSEENRDE from the coding sequence ATGGAGGGAGTTAACGAATTTCCCAGTAAGCAATTATTCCTCCAAGCTGTGTTTGAACATTCCTCTGAAGCGATCGCAATTATCGATGAAGGAGATCGCCTAGTTGAAGCCAATCCCGCTGCTTGTAAGTTATTTGGTGCAGCTAGAAAAAAATTGCTGGGTAATCTAATTGCTGACTGGTTTGATTTTCCCCTCAATGAATCAATAGCAGAAGTTCAATGGCAACAAACTGACGGCAGCATTAAGACAATTGAATATAGCCGAGTACGCGATTTATTGCCCAATTATCATTTACTGGTTTTAAGGGATATTAGCCAATTACAAAGGGCGACAGCAGCAGAATTAGACCGAGAACATCAACGGATTGAGTTATTTGCTGAAGTAACCCTCAAAATAAGACAGTCATTACAATTAGAAGAAATTTTACGAACTGCCGTAACAGAAGTTCAAAGTATTTTACAAGCCGACCGGGTATTGATCTATCAAGTGTTTGCCAACGGTACGGGAATGCCGATTAAAGAAGCCGTACTGCCAGACTACGCTCCAATTCTGGGTGTTGAGTTCCCCGAAGAAGTTTTTCCTGAAGATTATCGCGACTTATACACCAAGGGTAGAGTTAGAGCGATCGCCAATGTACATGACCAAAATGCTGGCTTAGCTGAATGTTTGATCGAGTTTATGGATGAATGGATGGTCAAAGCTAAGCTAGTAGTACCAATCCTGCAAAATTTTAAATCTTCAATTGACATCCAGGAAGATCGACTGTGGGGATTATTGATTGCTCATCAATGCCAAGCACCTCGAAAGTGGACAGAATTTGAGTTGGAACTAATGCAGCAATTAGCTGACCAAATTGGCATTGCTTTATCCCAAGCCGAATTACTAGAAAATTTAGAGGGTTTAGTTGCCGAGCGCACAGCCAAACTAAGACAAGAAATTAGCGATCGCCAAGAAGCAGAAGCCGCCTTACGGCGAAGTGAAGAACAACTGAGGTTAATTGCTGATGGACTGCCAGTTTTGATTGCTTATGTAGATAAAAAGCAGCGTTATCGTTTTAATAACGAAGCTTATCAAACTTGGTTGGGATTATCTCCAGCAGAGATTTATAAATGCCATCTCCAACAGGTGCATGGCGAAGCAGAATATCGAGAAATCCAGCAATATTTGGAAATGGCACTATCAGGAAAAACAGTTAGTTACGAAAGAGAGCTAACTCTTCTCGATGGATGCGTTCATTCTCTAAGTATTACTTACATCCCCCACCTAGATGAAACAAATTCTGAGAGAGTTTTAGGATTTTTTGCCTTGACCAGCGATATTAGCGATCGCAAGGCAATTGAAAGAATGAAAGATGAGTTTATTGCGGTAGTCAGTCACGAATTACGCACTCCTCTAACTTCAATTCATAGTTCCCTCAAAATTTTAGCAACTGGCAAACTAGGTAATCTCTCGACCAAAGGACAAAGAATGTTGCAGATTGCTGACGAACAAACCGAACGGCTAGTCAGACTGGTTAATAATGTCCTCGATCTACAACATATCCAATCGGGCAAAGTCAAAATGAATAACAAAGCCCATAAAGTGACAGAGTTAATGATTGAAGCAGTTCAAACTATGCAGGCTATGGCACAAGAACAGCAAGTTAAACTTTTCGTCGAACCCGTTCCTCTGTTTGTCTGGGCTGACCATGACTATATCCTACAAACCCTGACTAATTTAATCAGTAATGCGATTAAATTTTCGCCGCCACAAAGTATGGTTTGGCTCTCCGCTACTAGAGAAAATCAAAAACGCAATCGCAGACGACATAAACGTCCCCCCAAGGTTACTTTTGCCGTTAAAGATTGTGGTCAGGGAATTCCTGCCGATCGCTTAGAAACAATTTTTGAACGGTTTCACCAAGTTGATTCTTCTGATTCACGGAAAAAAGGAGGTACCGGTTTAGGATTAGCTATTTGCCGTCAAATTGTTGAAGGACACGGAGGACATATCTGGGCTGAGAGTTGCTTGGGCAAAGGAAGCACTTTTTATTTTACTCTCCCCGAACTTATACAGTCAGAGGAAAATCGGGATGAATAA
- a CDS encoding phycocyanobilin:ferredoxin oxidoreductase, whose translation MVATIRSSLRERQHLLIRQLANCIQRNWEKYLNLSPYNIPEGLGYVEGNLEGEKLIIENHCYQTTQFRKLHLELAQVGDRLDILHCVMFPRSNYDLPIFGVDLVGSKAGIGAAIVDLSPVQSNHNLPPAYERVLANLPQIEFAQPRELPEWGHIFSEFCLFVRPINRAEEILFLDRVEKFLTLHCQIAIAKSLVSSKFKQAQIRAGQRYYCSQQLRNDKTRRVLEKSLGRTWTDRYMSQMLFDCH comes from the coding sequence ATGGTTGCAACTATTAGATCTTCTCTTAGAGAGCGTCAACATTTGCTGATTCGTCAATTAGCCAATTGTATTCAAAGAAACTGGGAAAAGTATTTGAATTTATCCCCCTACAATATTCCTGAAGGCTTGGGTTATGTAGAGGGAAATCTTGAAGGAGAGAAATTAATTATTGAAAATCACTGTTATCAAACGACTCAGTTTCGCAAGTTACATTTGGAGCTAGCACAAGTAGGCGATCGCTTGGATATTCTTCACTGTGTGATGTTTCCCCGTTCTAACTATGATTTACCAATCTTCGGGGTGGATCTGGTGGGGAGTAAAGCGGGAATTGGAGCCGCAATAGTTGATTTATCTCCTGTGCAGAGTAATCATAATCTTCCCCCTGCTTATGAGCGAGTTTTGGCTAATTTACCTCAAATAGAATTTGCTCAACCTCGTGAATTACCTGAATGGGGTCATATTTTCTCGGAGTTTTGTTTATTTGTGCGTCCCATCAATCGTGCTGAAGAAATATTATTTCTTGATCGGGTAGAGAAATTTTTAACTTTGCATTGTCAAATTGCTATTGCTAAATCTTTGGTATCTTCAAAATTCAAGCAAGCTCAAATTCGCGCTGGGCAACGTTACTACTGTTCCCAGCAACTACGAAATGATAAGACTCGACGGGTATTAGAGAAGTCTTTGGGTAGAACTTGGACTGACCGCTATATGAGCCAAATGCTCTTTGATTGTCACTAA